Proteins encoded by one window of Blautia faecicola:
- a CDS encoding carbohydrate ABC transporter permease has product MKRSKSSRILKILSYVLLITGMIVILYPFYLTIITALKTPQESSQSFFSFPQSFYLGNFVNVLQKANYFVFFRNSAVVTLVSVFLIMVLIPMCSYAIARNMEKRYYKTMYFYLLAGIFVPFQVIMVPLVKYLAKLKLCNIPGLIIMCVTLASSQGVFLLVNYIRSVPRDLEEAAYIDGCGTVKAYVKIVLPMIKPILATIFVLNALWVWNDFQMPLLILNQSQDMWTLPLFQYNFKSQYSFDYNLAFASYLIAMIPVLIAYACAQKHIVSGLTQGAVKS; this is encoded by the coding sequence ATGAAAAGAAGTAAAAGCAGCAGAATATTAAAGATATTGTCCTATGTTTTATTGATTACAGGAATGATAGTTATTCTCTATCCTTTTTATCTTACTATCATTACCGCTTTAAAGACACCACAGGAATCTTCTCAAAGCTTTTTTTCCTTTCCGCAGAGTTTTTATTTAGGAAATTTTGTAAATGTTCTTCAAAAAGCAAATTATTTTGTGTTTTTTAGGAATTCAGCAGTGGTGACCTTGGTATCTGTATTTCTTATTATGGTTTTGATTCCAATGTGTTCTTATGCAATAGCACGAAATATGGAAAAAAGGTATTATAAGACTATGTATTTTTATCTTTTGGCTGGTATTTTTGTACCATTTCAAGTTATTATGGTACCATTAGTAAAATATCTTGCAAAATTAAAATTATGTAATATACCTGGCTTGATCATTATGTGTGTTACATTGGCATCTTCTCAAGGGGTATTTTTACTTGTGAATTATATCAGGTCTGTACCTAGAGATTTGGAAGAAGCTGCTTATATTGATGGATGTGGTACGGTAAAGGCTTATGTGAAAATAGTGCTTCCTATGATTAAACCCATTCTAGCAACTATTTTTGTGTTAAATGCACTATGGGTATGGAATGATTTTCAAATGCCTTTATTAATATTAAATCAGTCACAGGATATGTGGACATTGCCATTATTTCAATATAATTTTAAATCACAATATTCGTTTGATTATAACTTAGCATTTGCTTCTTACCTTATTGCTATGATTCCAGTGTTGATAGCATATGCTTGTGCACAGAAGCATATTGTTTCGGGTTTGACACAAGGAGCTGTAAAGTCTTAA
- a CDS encoding carbohydrate ABC transporter permease, producing MKRISKTEIKEMRSQSKKNRIMFAFTLPTVILYTIFFLVTMLIGVYYSFTDWNGISKDYTFVGLKNYVKVLTDERFREALWFNIGYTIALVVLLIVIPLTIALALNRIRRLSTLFRSIYFIPAVISMVTVGLIWNELFYRAVPVIGEMLNIEALSTSPLGNPKLAAIAIMVVNIWQGCAIPTVLFIAGLQSVPKDLLEAATIDGAGNWARFWNVIIPYLIPVLNMVIITQAKAGLTVFDYIKVMTNGGPAQSTEAVGLLIYRHAINEGKFSTSVAESMILFVIVGVVSAFSLRLTSNKQVGE from the coding sequence ATGAAGAGGATAAGTAAAACTGAAATAAAAGAAATGCGCTCACAATCAAAGAAGAATCGTATTATGTTTGCTTTTACATTGCCAACTGTAATTTTATATACAATATTCTTTTTAGTAACAATGTTAATTGGAGTGTATTATAGCTTTACAGATTGGAATGGTATTTCTAAAGATTATACGTTTGTTGGCCTGAAGAATTATGTAAAAGTATTGACTGACGAAAGATTTAGGGAAGCCCTATGGTTTAATATAGGGTATACGATAGCATTAGTGGTACTTCTTATAGTCATTCCTCTTACGATAGCATTGGCGTTAAACAGAATTAGGAGATTATCTACTCTTTTTCGCTCTATTTATTTTATTCCAGCAGTCATAAGCATGGTCACTGTTGGATTGATTTGGAATGAGTTATTTTATAGAGCAGTTCCAGTTATAGGCGAAATGTTGAATATAGAGGCGTTGTCTACAAGCCCTCTTGGAAATCCTAAACTGGCGGCTATTGCTATTATGGTGGTAAATATTTGGCAGGGCTGTGCGATTCCTACAGTGCTTTTTATAGCAGGATTGCAGAGTGTACCGAAGGATCTTTTGGAAGCAGCAACGATTGATGGAGCTGGAAATTGGGCAAGATTTTGGAATGTGATTATACCGTACTTAATTCCAGTATTAAATATGGTAATTATCACACAAGCAAAAGCCGGCTTGACGGTATTTGACTATATTAAAGTTATGACTAATGGAGGGCCTGCACAGTCAACAGAGGCAGTAGGGTTATTGATATATCGCCATGCGATCAATGAAGGAAAATTTAGCACTTCAGTGGCGGAATCTATGATTTTATTTGTAATCGTGGGGGTTGTATCGGCATTTTCACTGAGATTGACAAGTAATAAACAGGTAGGTGAGTAA
- a CDS encoding ABC transporter substrate-binding protein yields the protein MKKKILAVTLCLAMASTFVVGCGQKNETDSGKSEEKSSGKVEIEFVQVKREAAESYTKVIEAFEKENPDIVIKQNVVPDAQEVLMTRASSDSLPDMMNHWPTDAQFVQFEDEGLLLDLSEKDYMKNIDSKYLDAVKAKDGKNYIAPYNVNFMGVYYNKDKFEEAGYTMPTKWDELIALAEEIKAKGETPFILPNKDSWTVSNLWSNIEARDLGSHEDEFEKMKAGEESFETIPEYKSGVEKMIQLLDYANEDSLALGYDQAINDFANGEGWMFLQGSWTLPSFLSANPDFNVEFTILPNDNGKPIATQAVDTGFCVNAKVADEPEKMEAIDKFLSFALSAEGAQIYTDNDKSPSCVTGVKAEVPQFQPFFDYVEANGFEADGAYPPTGFEDTKRGKIQNVLLDKDVDAFLKEMTNDWNQAVEDSK from the coding sequence ATGAAGAAAAAAATTTTGGCAGTGACATTGTGTTTGGCAATGGCTTCAACGTTTGTTGTTGGATGCGGACAGAAAAACGAGACAGATTCAGGAAAGAGTGAAGAAAAATCTTCAGGTAAGGTAGAAATTGAATTTGTGCAAGTAAAACGTGAAGCAGCAGAAAGCTATACCAAAGTAATTGAAGCATTTGAGAAAGAAAACCCAGATATTGTCATTAAACAGAATGTGGTTCCAGATGCTCAGGAAGTTTTGATGACAAGAGCTAGCAGTGATAGTCTTCCAGATATGATGAATCATTGGCCAACAGATGCACAATTTGTGCAGTTTGAGGATGAAGGATTGCTGTTGGATTTATCAGAAAAGGATTATATGAAAAATATAGATAGCAAGTATCTGGATGCTGTAAAAGCAAAAGACGGAAAAAATTACATAGCTCCATACAATGTCAATTTTATGGGAGTTTATTACAATAAAGATAAGTTTGAAGAGGCTGGCTATACTATGCCTACCAAATGGGATGAATTAATTGCTCTTGCTGAAGAAATTAAGGCGAAAGGAGAAACACCATTTATTTTACCAAATAAGGACTCTTGGACGGTTTCTAATTTGTGGTCTAATATTGAAGCAAGAGATTTAGGAAGCCATGAAGACGAATTTGAAAAGATGAAAGCAGGAGAAGAGTCTTTTGAGACAATTCCAGAATATAAAAGCGGTGTAGAAAAAATGATTCAATTGTTGGATTATGCTAATGAAGATTCACTTGCACTTGGTTATGACCAGGCGATTAATGACTTTGCAAACGGAGAAGGCTGGATGTTTCTTCAAGGAAGTTGGACATTACCATCATTTTTGAGTGCAAATCCAGATTTTAATGTAGAATTTACTATTCTTCCGAATGATAATGGAAAACCGATTGCAACACAGGCTGTAGATACAGGTTTTTGTGTAAATGCAAAGGTAGCAGATGAACCGGAAAAAATGGAAGCCATTGATAAATTTTTATCTTTTGCACTTTCTGCAGAAGGGGCTCAGATTTATACAGATAATGACAAGAGCCCATCTTGTGTAACAGGAGTAAAAGCGGAAGTTCCTCAGTTCCAGCCATTTTTTGACTATGTAGAAGCAAATGGATTTGAAGCAGATGGAGCATATCCTCCAACAGGATTTGAAGATACAAAAAGAGGAAAAATCCAGAATGTATTATTGGATAAGGATGTAGATGCATTCTTAAAAGAAATGACAAATGACTGGAATCAAGCAGTAGAAGATTCTAAGTGA
- a CDS encoding transposase, with translation MPVANSIHHSNHIYNYFKSLKLGLILSDVYHNHLMTIMVSIFLCGYRGKTIDFAEVSCQHRTTTASHTKPSSQALHPIEAAYFHQSHLKGCQDYGHQVVSVMLSCNGIILNYAVILYDRSKSKIRIVQEIAEELPVAPVISYFLCDSWYTSAKVMDSFIRKGFYTIGALKTNRIIYPCGIRRKVSGFVLHLKKTDSDVSLVTVGGREFYVYRYEGKLALDKYQIRSRMGIQRYWLIMSLAHYMCCMHSGKYCTFEEGYRYFQEQIKTEQLMNLHSFIKSGASLEAVLEMVG, from the coding sequence ATGCCTGTTGCAAACAGTATACATCATTCTAATCATATTTATAATTACTTTAAATCTTTAAAACTCGGATTAATTTTATCCGATGTGTACCACAACCATTTAATGACTATCATGGTCTCGATTTTCTTGTGTGGTTATCGAGGAAAAACCATTGATTTCGCTGAAGTCAGCTGTCAGCACAGAACTACAACCGCTTCGCATACAAAGCCCTCGTCACAGGCATTGCATCCTATTGAAGCGGCGTATTTCCATCAGTCTCATTTAAAGGGCTGTCAGGATTATGGGCATCAGGTCGTTTCTGTCATGTTATCCTGTAACGGCATCATCTTGAACTATGCAGTTATCCTGTACGACAGATCAAAATCAAAAATCCGAATTGTACAGGAGATTGCGGAAGAACTTCCTGTGGCACCTGTGATCTCTTACTTTCTTTGTGACAGTTGGTACACTTCTGCAAAAGTCATGGACAGTTTTATACGAAAAGGATTTTACACCATTGGTGCCTTAAAAACCAACAGGATTATCTATCCATGTGGAATTCGCCGGAAAGTCAGCGGATTTGTCCTTCATTTAAAGAAAACGGATTCTGACGTCAGCCTTGTGACCGTTGGCGGTCGTGAATTCTACGTGTATCGGTATGAAGGAAAACTCGCCCTGGATAAATATCAAATCCGCTCCCGGATGGGAATTCAGCGTTACTGGCTGATTATGTCATTGGCTCATTATATGTGTTGTATGCATTCTGGAAAATACTGTACTTTTGAAGAAGGATACCGCTATTTCCAGGAACAAATAAAAACAGAACAGTTGATGAATCTTCATTCTTTCATTAAAAGTGGAGCATCACTTGAAGCTGTTTTAGAAATGGTAGGGTAA
- a CDS encoding stage V sporulation T C-terminal domain-containing protein, with translation MKATGIVRRIDELGRVVIPKEIRRTLKIRESEPLEIFTDRNGEIILKKYSPIGEISTSVHQLAEAAAKTCGKLFCICDQDQVIAASGPESKKYQGKQLSKEMEKRLFDRDFIPENSVYYPVTEEDTHTEQILVPVTRDGDPIGAVCFLGMRRTDPIGDPEKKVAEMVARYLTLTMDN, from the coding sequence ATGAAAGCTACAGGAATTGTAAGAAGAATCGATGAGCTCGGGCGGGTGGTGATTCCGAAGGAGATACGGCGGACGTTGAAGATACGGGAATCGGAGCCTCTGGAGATTTTTACAGATCGGAACGGGGAGATTATTTTGAAAAAATATTCGCCGATCGGGGAGATTTCGACCAGTGTGCATCAGCTGGCTGAGGCGGCGGCGAAGACATGCGGAAAGCTGTTTTGTATCTGCGATCAGGATCAGGTGATTGCGGCTTCCGGGCCGGAGAGTAAGAAGTATCAGGGGAAGCAGCTGAGTAAAGAAATGGAGAAGCGGCTCTTTGACCGGGATTTTATCCCGGAGAACAGCGTCTATTATCCGGTGACAGAGGAGGACACACACACGGAGCAGATACTGGTTCCGGTAACACGCGACGGGGATCCCATCGGTGCTGTGTGTTTTCTCGGCATGCGGCGTACGGATCCGATCGGAGATCCGGAAAAGAAAGTGGCTGAGATGGTAGCCCGGTATCTGACTCTTACCATGGATAACTGA
- a CDS encoding M15 family metallopeptidase, translating into MDATILVNRIHRLPRNAIPQTLVEPEIIFDAPVGDRKRLLAVNAAKAVEELFARGKEEGIYLCGVSGYRSYERQEELYRKKLREQPQGSETPVQWVAPPGASEHQTGLALDVSCQAVDYKLDERFGETREGLWLKRYAPLFGFILRYSKGKEHITGYGWEPWHIRYVTRSLALYMTLTGLTLEEYYEQK; encoded by the coding sequence ATGGACGCTACGATTCTGGTAAACCGTATACATCGCTTACCGAGAAATGCGATACCGCAAACTTTAGTTGAGCCGGAAATCATCTTTGATGCACCTGTCGGGGACAGGAAAAGATTGCTTGCAGTCAATGCAGCAAAGGCTGTGGAGGAGCTTTTTGCGAGAGGGAAAGAGGAAGGAATATATCTGTGTGGGGTGTCAGGCTACCGAAGTTACGAAAGACAGGAAGAACTCTACCGGAAGAAATTACGTGAGCAGCCCCAAGGGAGTGAAACTCCGGTGCAGTGGGTAGCACCGCCGGGAGCCAGTGAACATCAGACAGGTTTGGCACTGGATGTCTCCTGTCAGGCGGTTGATTACAAGTTGGATGAACGTTTCGGAGAAACCCGGGAAGGCCTGTGGCTGAAACGGTATGCGCCATTATTTGGCTTTATCCTGCGTTATTCGAAAGGAAAAGAGCATATTACCGGGTATGGGTGGGAACCCTGGCATATCCGGTATGTAACCAGGTCATTGGCGTTGTATATGACACTTACGGGACTGACACTGGAAGAGTATTATGAGCAGAAGTAA
- a CDS encoding PcsB-like coiled-coil domain-containing protein has protein sequence MRRKRITSLVLSVCLIVGSAVQGGAATTQEKISNAKAQQQANQSSLQQTQEKIQELESKKGESETYLADLNTQLNDLRSSLEKLQNDYDAKQEELTQLQSDLEDAKADEAQQYEAMKLRIRYMYENSASNYMNLLFESGSISDFLNQAENISQMSKYDRDMLDTYKETKEAIQTKEEQVAQEKEDIMALQQESADKQAAVEELVEATYQQIREYQEDIQSQQTAENDLLTKISSQEDAINNLLRQAKEEEAAARLAAQQAAAEKAAQEAAAKEAAEKKAAEEAAAKKAAQQKAAQQAASATEKKQNTTSTSTTTSKSDSSTTDTTIDTSKGKYLGRFKLTAYCSCSICCGKWSGGGTASGTTPTPGRTIAMAGVPFGTKLSINGQIYTVEDRGTAYGHVDIFMGSHSEALGFGMKYADVYQVN, from the coding sequence ATGAGAAGAAAAAGAATCACAAGCCTGGTACTTTCCGTATGTCTTATTGTGGGAAGTGCGGTACAGGGTGGAGCTGCTACGACGCAGGAGAAGATATCCAATGCGAAAGCACAGCAGCAGGCGAATCAGTCTTCCCTGCAACAGACCCAGGAAAAGATTCAGGAACTGGAATCAAAAAAAGGTGAATCAGAAACTTATCTTGCAGATCTGAATACACAGTTGAACGATCTTCGCAGCAGTCTGGAAAAACTGCAGAATGATTACGATGCGAAGCAGGAAGAACTGACACAGCTGCAAAGTGACCTTGAAGATGCGAAAGCGGACGAAGCACAGCAGTATGAAGCGATGAAACTCCGTATCCGCTATATGTATGAAAACTCAGCCAGCAATTATATGAACCTGCTGTTCGAGTCCGGAAGTATTTCGGATTTCTTAAACCAGGCTGAGAACATTTCCCAGATGTCAAAGTATGACAGAGACATGCTGGATACATACAAAGAAACAAAAGAAGCCATTCAGACCAAAGAGGAACAGGTGGCACAGGAAAAAGAAGATATTATGGCTCTTCAGCAGGAGAGTGCGGACAAGCAGGCAGCAGTAGAAGAACTGGTGGAGGCAACTTACCAGCAGATCCGTGAATATCAGGAAGATATTCAGAGTCAGCAGACAGCAGAGAATGATCTGTTGACAAAGATCAGCAGCCAGGAAGATGCGATCAATAACCTTCTTCGTCAGGCAAAAGAGGAAGAAGCGGCAGCCAGATTAGCGGCACAGCAGGCAGCAGCTGAGAAAGCAGCCCAGGAAGCGGCAGCAAAAGAAGCAGCAGAGAAAAAAGCGGCAGAAGAAGCGGCAGCCAAAAAGGCAGCACAACAGAAAGCAGCGCAGCAGGCAGCGTCAGCAACAGAGAAAAAACAGAATACTACATCAACAAGCACAACGACTTCAAAGAGTGACAGCAGTACGACAGATACAACGATTGATACTTCCAAAGGTAAATATCTGGGAAGATTCAAACTGACAGCATATTGCAGCTGTTCCATCTGTTGCGGTAAATGGTCCGGCGGCGGAACAGCCAGCGGAACCACACCGACACCGGGACGTACCATTGCGATGGCAGGAGTTCCTTTTGGAACCAAACTTTCTATCAATGGTCAGATCTATACCGTAGAAGACAGAGGAACTGCATACGGACATGTGGATATCTTCATGGGAAGCCACAGCGAAGCACTGGGCTTTGGTATGAAATATGCGGATGTGTATCAGGTAAACTAA
- a CDS encoding RsmF rRNA methyltransferase first C-terminal domain-containing protein has product MRVELPESFEKRMKEMLGDEYEAYIESYDNPRQYGLRINPMKITEEELAEGSGFSLEPIPWTKTGYFYKEENQPARHPYYSAGLYYLQEPSAMTPAAKFPVKPGERVLDLCAAPGGKATALGAALQGKGVLVANDISNSRAKALLKNLEVFGISNAFVTNEVPQNLADRFEGFFDKVLIDAPCSGEGMFRKDPAVIKTWDEERPEYFAKLQKDILKNGVRMLRPGGKLLYSTCTFAPVENEGSISWILNECPEMELLPIEGYEEFSEGNPAWGDGREELRRCVRIWPHKMKGEGHFLALMKKSEDAPETRIKLEAPTRMDKKNKTVMEEFFKDCQWKPDWERVQIKGEKVYLVPELPAKLNGIHFLRNGLYMGDLKKNRFEPSQQLAMTLKASDYAGSVSLSPEDERIGRYLRGETLLLEPGEATREKGWILVCVDQYAFGWGKLVNGVLKNKYWSGWRLKG; this is encoded by the coding sequence ATGAGAGTGGAACTGCCGGAAAGCTTTGAAAAGAGAATGAAAGAGATGCTGGGGGATGAATACGAAGCGTATATCGAAAGTTATGACAATCCCAGACAGTACGGACTCCGGATCAATCCGATGAAGATCACGGAAGAGGAACTGGCGGAAGGCTCCGGATTTTCACTGGAGCCGATTCCCTGGACGAAGACCGGATATTTTTATAAAGAAGAAAATCAGCCGGCGAGACATCCGTATTACAGCGCCGGTCTTTATTATCTGCAGGAACCAAGTGCGATGACTCCGGCGGCGAAATTTCCGGTAAAACCGGGGGAACGGGTTCTGGATCTGTGTGCGGCACCGGGAGGAAAAGCAACCGCTCTCGGCGCAGCACTTCAGGGAAAAGGTGTGCTGGTGGCAAATGATATCAGCAATTCCCGGGCAAAAGCACTGTTAAAGAATCTGGAAGTATTTGGCATATCCAATGCCTTTGTGACCAACGAAGTACCGCAGAACCTGGCGGATCGGTTCGAAGGATTCTTTGATAAGGTACTGATCGATGCGCCGTGTTCCGGAGAAGGGATGTTCCGCAAAGATCCCGCAGTGATCAAAACCTGGGATGAGGAACGACCGGAATATTTTGCGAAACTGCAGAAAGATATCCTGAAAAATGGGGTGCGGATGCTGCGTCCGGGTGGCAAACTGCTGTATTCCACCTGTACCTTTGCGCCGGTGGAAAATGAGGGAAGTATTTCCTGGATCCTGAATGAGTGCCCGGAGATGGAACTGCTTCCAATCGAGGGATACGAGGAATTTTCCGAGGGCAATCCCGCGTGGGGGGACGGAAGAGAGGAACTGCGCCGCTGTGTGCGGATCTGGCCGCATAAGATGAAAGGGGAAGGACATTTTCTGGCACTGATGAAAAAGTCAGAGGATGCGCCTGAGACAAGGATCAAACTGGAAGCGCCGACACGGATGGATAAGAAAAATAAAACAGTTATGGAAGAATTTTTCAAAGACTGCCAGTGGAAACCGGACTGGGAGCGGGTACAGATCAAAGGTGAAAAAGTCTATCTGGTGCCGGAGCTGCCGGCGAAGTTGAACGGGATTCATTTCTTAAGAAACGGACTGTACATGGGAGATCTGAAGAAAAACCGTTTTGAGCCGTCCCAGCAGCTGGCGATGACGCTGAAGGCTTCTGATTATGCGGGAAGTGTCTCCCTGTCACCGGAGGATGAGCGGATCGGGAGGTATCTGCGCGGAGAAACATTGCTTCTGGAACCGGGGGAGGCGACCAGAGAGAAAGGCTGGATCCTGGTCTGTGTGGATCAGTATGCCTTTGGATGGGGAAAACTGGTCAATGGAGTTTTGAAGAATAAATACTGGAGTGGCTGGCGGTTAAAAGGTTGA
- the spoVG gene encoding septation regulator SpoVG, translating to MEITDVRVRKVTKEGKMKAVVSITIDDEFVVHDIKVIEGEKGLFIAMPSRKASDGEYRDIAHPINSNTREKIQNLILEKYEEVMAEDVVADNA from the coding sequence ATGGAGATTACAGACGTAAGAGTGCGCAAAGTGACAAAAGAAGGAAAGATGAAAGCAGTTGTTTCCATAACAATTGATGATGAATTTGTTGTACATGATATTAAGGTGATCGAGGGAGAGAAAGGACTGTTTATCGCTATGCCGAGCCGTAAGGCTTCCGATGGAGAGTATCGCGATATTGCACATCCGATCAATTCCAACACAAGAGAAAAGATCCAGAACCTGATTTTGGAGAAATATGAGGAAGTAATGGCAGAAGATGTCGTTGCAGATAATGCGTAA
- the glgD gene encoding glucose-1-phosphate adenylyltransferase subunit GlgD, with product MRALGIILAGGNNNRMRELSNRRAIAAMPVAGSYRSIDFALSNMANSHIAKVAVLTQYNARSLNEHLSSSKWWDFGRKQGGLFVFTPTITPDNSFWYQGTADAIYQNLDFLKRSHEPYVVIASGDCVYKLDYNKVLEYHIAKRADVTIVCKDVDANEDVTRFGVLRMNEDYRIEEFEEKPMVSDYHTISTGIYVIRRRQLIEMIERCAQEGRHDFVKDILIRYKNLKRIYGYKIQDYWNNISTVEAYYKTNMDFLKPEVRDYFFHQYPDIYSKIDDLPPAKYNPGCQVKNSLVSSGCIINGQVENSVLFKKVYVGNNCVIKNSIILNDVYLGDNTHIENCIVESRDTIRANSYYCGEDEIIVVVEKNERYAL from the coding sequence ATGAGAGCATTAGGAATTATTCTGGCAGGCGGTAATAACAACAGGATGAGAGAACTGTCCAACAGACGTGCCATCGCAGCGATGCCGGTAGCGGGAAGTTATCGAAGCATCGACTTTGCACTGAGTAATATGGCGAACTCTCATATTGCGAAAGTTGCGGTTCTGACTCAGTACAACGCAAGATCATTGAATGAACATTTAAGTTCCTCCAAATGGTGGGATTTCGGTAGAAAACAGGGAGGATTGTTTGTATTTACACCGACGATCACTCCGGATAACAGCTTCTGGTATCAGGGAACCGCAGATGCGATTTATCAGAACCTGGATTTCCTGAAGAGAAGCCATGAACCGTATGTGGTAATCGCATCCGGTGACTGTGTGTACAAGCTGGACTATAACAAAGTTCTGGAATACCATATCGCAAAACGTGCCGATGTGACCATCGTGTGCAAAGATGTGGATGCGAACGAAGATGTGACCAGATTCGGTGTGCTTCGAATGAACGAAGATTACCGGATCGAAGAATTTGAAGAAAAACCGATGGTATCCGATTATCATACCATTTCCACAGGAATCTATGTCATCCGCCGCCGCCAGCTGATCGAGATGATCGAGCGCTGCGCACAGGAAGGAAGACATGATTTTGTAAAAGATATCCTGATCCGCTATAAGAATCTGAAGAGAATCTATGGCTACAAGATCCAGGATTACTGGAACAATATCTCTACCGTTGAGGCTTATTACAAGACCAACATGGATTTCCTGAAACCGGAAGTAAGAGATTATTTCTTCCATCAGTATCCGGATATCTATTCCAAGATCGACGATCTGCCACCGGCAAAATACAATCCGGGATGTCAGGTAAAGAACAGCCTGGTATCGAGTGGCTGTATCATCAACGGACAGGTGGAGAATTCTGTTCTGTTTAAGAAAGTATATGTAGGAAACAACTGTGTCATCAAGAATTCGATTATTCTGAATGACGTATATCTGGGTGATAATACCCATATCGAGAACTGCATCGTAGAAAGCCGGGATACCATCCGGGCAAATTCTTACTACTGCGGAGAAGACGAAATAATAGTTGTCGTGGAAAAGAACGAGCGCTATGCGCTGTAA
- a CDS encoding glucose-1-phosphate adenylyltransferase, with product MIKKEMIAMLLAGGQGSRLGVLTEKVAKPAVAFGGKYRIIDFPLSNCINSGIDTVGVLTQYQPLRLNTHIGIGIPWDLDRNVGGVTVLPPYEKNGNSDWYTGTANAIFQNMAYMETYNPEYVLILSGDHIYKMDYEVMLDYHKANKADVTIACMPVPIEEASRFGVMITDGAGRITEFEEKPEHPRSNLASMGIYIFSWKTLKESLMALKDQPNCDFGKHILPYCRDNGKRLFAYEFNGYWKDVGTLGSYWEANMELIDIIPEFNLYEEFWKIYTKGDIIRPQYISGESVIERSIIGEGAEIYGEVHNSVIGADVTIEKGAVVRDSIIMKHSRIGAGSQIDKSIIAESVEVGENVVTGVGEEAPNVLKPAVYGFGLVTIAENSVIPSGVKIGKNTAISGETTAEDYPDGELVSGGAIVKKDGE from the coding sequence ATGATTAAGAAAGAAATGATTGCAATGCTGTTGGCCGGAGGTCAGGGAAGCCGACTGGGTGTACTTACCGAGAAGGTTGCCAAACCGGCGGTAGCATTTGGAGGAAAATATCGTATTATCGATTTTCCGTTGAGCAACTGTATTAACTCGGGCATTGATACCGTGGGCGTACTGACCCAGTATCAGCCACTGCGTCTGAACACCCATATCGGGATCGGTATTCCGTGGGATCTGGACCGGAATGTGGGCGGTGTTACCGTGCTTCCCCCCTATGAAAAAAATGGTAACAGCGACTGGTATACCGGAACAGCAAACGCAATTTTTCAGAATATGGCATACATGGAGACCTACAATCCGGAATACGTTCTGATTCTCTCCGGTGACCATATCTACAAGATGGATTACGAAGTGATGCTTGATTACCATAAGGCAAATAAGGCAGATGTAACTATCGCCTGTATGCCGGTGCCGATCGAGGAGGCAAGCCGTTTCGGTGTTATGATCACCGACGGAGCAGGACGGATCACCGAGTTTGAAGAAAAACCGGAACACCCGAGAAGTAATCTGGCATCGATGGGAATTTATATTTTCTCGTGGAAAACACTCAAAGAGTCTCTGATGGCACTGAAGGATCAGCCAAACTGTGACTTCGGTAAACATATCCTGCCTTATTGCAGAGATAACGGAAAGAGACTGTTTGCCTATGAATTTAACGGATACTGGAAAGATGTAGGAACACTGGGATCTTATTGGGAAGCAAACATGGAACTGATCGATATCATTCCGGAATTTAACCTGTATGAGGAGTTCTGGAAAATCTATACCAAAGGTGATATCATCCGTCCGCAGTACATATCCGGGGAATCCGTAATTGAAAGAAGTATCATCGGCGAAGGCGCGGAGATTTATGGTGAAGTCCATAATTCCGTCATCGGCGCGGACGTAACAATTGAAAAAGGAGCCGTGGTGCGGGATTCGATCATCATGAAACATTCCCGGATCGGAGCCGGAAGCCAGATTGACAAGTCCATCATCGCAGAGAGTGTTGAGGTGGGAGAAAATGTTGTTACAGGTGTCGGCGAGGAAGCTCCGAACGTACTGAAACCGGCTGTCTATGGATTCGGCCTTGTTACAATCGCAGAAAATTCTGTTATTCCGTCAGGTGTGAAGATTGGAAAGAACACAGCCATCAGCGGTGAGACAACTGCTGAGGATTATCCGGACGGAGAGCTTGTAAGCGGCGGCGCAATTGTAAAGAAGGACGGTGAGTAA